The Magnetospirillum sp. genome includes a region encoding these proteins:
- the ggt gene encoding gamma-glutamyltransferase — MGVDFVCEKRPAMGSRGMVVTNHPLASAAAAECLLAGGNAIDAAVTALFALSVVEPMMVGPLGGGLAHIRLADGSHRVIDALGTAPRKARPDMYEPVSTELAKRRDTKGRANEFGPLAVAVPGALAGWCLALDKYGTMPLAEAVAPAIRFAATGFRATSYLADCVADMAPHLAHDPTYAATFLPGGAPLAAGARVVRADMAASLRMVAEQGPAALYDGPLGQALVAYMAANGGLVDAQDLAAYRPIERAPVAGSYRGYEIVGPPPPSSAGVHVAQMLNLLEPYDLQKMGFGSADATHLLAEVMRIAFADRAVATADPAFVDVPVARIVSKDYAATRGRDLKLERTRDWGPGLAAGESANTTHVTVADAFGNIVASTQTLNGVFGACVAIPGTGLAANDYMHNFDPHPGNALSIEPGKRVYTSMAPTIVKRNGKPVFALGLPGGLRIFPSAMQAIVNLIDHGMSAQEAVEAPRIWTEGGVLEIELGIAEPVAEELARRGHRIQRVKRIAGGMGCVRFEEDGMLTGAACWRADGTPVAVSGGLARPGVRFTV, encoded by the coding sequence ATGGGCGTGGATTTTGTCTGCGAAAAGCGCCCGGCCATGGGCTCGCGCGGCATGGTCGTCACGAACCATCCGCTGGCCTCGGCCGCCGCAGCCGAATGTCTGCTTGCCGGCGGCAACGCGATCGACGCGGCCGTCACGGCATTGTTTGCGCTGAGCGTGGTCGAGCCGATGATGGTGGGCCCGCTCGGCGGCGGCCTTGCGCATATAAGGCTTGCCGACGGCAGCCATCGCGTGATCGATGCGCTCGGGACTGCACCGCGCAAAGCGCGGCCCGACATGTACGAACCCGTTTCGACCGAGCTTGCCAAACGGCGCGACACCAAAGGCCGCGCCAACGAATTCGGCCCGCTTGCCGTGGCTGTTCCGGGCGCTTTGGCGGGTTGGTGTTTGGCCCTCGACAAATACGGCACGATGCCGCTGGCCGAAGCGGTCGCTCCCGCGATCCGTTTTGCTGCGACGGGCTTTCGCGCCACGTCGTATCTGGCCGATTGCGTGGCCGACATGGCACCGCATCTTGCCCACGATCCCACCTATGCGGCGACTTTCTTGCCGGGCGGTGCGCCCTTGGCGGCCGGTGCGCGCGTGGTGCGCGCCGATATGGCGGCAAGCCTGCGTATGGTCGCCGAGCAAGGCCCTGCAGCCCTTTACGACGGGCCGCTCGGCCAGGCACTTGTCGCCTACATGGCCGCCAATGGCGGTTTGGTCGATGCGCAGGATTTAGCCGCGTACCGACCGATCGAGCGCGCACCGGTCGCGGGAAGCTATCGCGGCTACGAAATCGTCGGCCCGCCGCCGCCGTCTTCGGCGGGCGTTCATGTGGCGCAGATGCTCAATCTGCTCGAGCCATACGATCTCCAAAAAATGGGCTTCGGCTCGGCCGATGCCACGCATCTATTGGCCGAAGTCATGCGCATCGCTTTTGCGGATCGCGCGGTCGCCACCGCCGATCCGGCCTTCGTCGACGTGCCGGTCGCGCGGATCGTCTCGAAGGATTACGCGGCGACGCGCGGGCGCGATCTCAAGCTCGAGCGCACGCGAGATTGGGGCCCGGGTTTGGCCGCCGGCGAATCCGCCAACACCACGCATGTGACGGTCGCCGACGCGTTCGGCAACATCGTGGCGAGCACGCAGACGCTGAACGGCGTGTTCGGCGCTTGCGTGGCGATTCCGGGCACGGGGCTCGCCGCCAACGACTACATGCACAATTTCGATCCGCATCCGGGCAACGCGCTGTCGATCGAACCGGGCAAACGCGTCTACACCTCGATGGCGCCGACGATCGTCAAACGCAACGGCAAGCCGGTTTTTGCGTTGGGCTTGCCGGGCGGCTTGCGCATCTTCCCGTCGGCGATGCAGGCGATCGTCAATCTGATCGACCACGGCATGAGCGCCCAGGAAGCCGTCGAAGCGCCGCGCATCTGGACTGAGGGCGGCGTGCTTGAGATCGAGCTCGGCATTGCCGAGCCGGTCGCCGAAGAGCTGGCGCGTCGCGGCCATCGCATCCAGCGCGTCAAGCGCATCGCGGGCGGAATGGGTTGTGTGCGCTTCGAAGAAGACGGCATGCTTACGGGGGCGGCGTGCTGGCGCGCGGACGGTACGCCGGTGGCCGTTTCGGGCGGTCTTGCGCGCCCGGGCGTGCGTTTCACGGTGTAG
- a CDS encoding PAS domain S-box protein produces the protein MKIRSVSVRIVAVVATLCSLTGLAVASLSAAQTYRQLLSAAEQRVEDIRNSVMTGIRNGVDDTVNTLRVATLSPATRVQFADLAAAFAELSPDARADLVSRYAGDNAAPLALRAAVDSVGTDSAYDTLHNAYHRHWLRFAQETRAPDLLFVDREGTVFYSVRKREDFGVNLPTLLPDSIAARTFVAAVAGNPPYVPAFSDIAFYSPNGNAPAAFVGLPMVDGSGGTIGAILIQLADTNFAAALQAAPALGQTGEVLIVGSDYVVRNEPRFAEGSALVRKIVTDGTRRALNGEIARLHYLNYRGETVVSAIGAIDLYGVRWGILSTNDLSEFHEQIFDVLKVNFALAIVLSLILAIVGAFFAKSVATPIVSLTGTLAQLSGGDHRAQIPFTGREDEIGKLARGLVTFREALVESDQLTTRLKEGESRLVGLLDSSPSGALVVGLEDRLAIFASERAAVLLGKPKRDLVGQPFALPSAEGGQDLLDAVFVRLRRQSVAQSIEGMVQLSEEAVAILQVSAERIEFHDKPCVLLWISDVTEQRESEERVRRERAKTDAIFEGTPDPMFIVDREGRVRFVNRRAEELFKYRRTDLLDKPVELLIPPRFQRGHIGLRQAFAAKPESRAMGRGQELIAIDALGREFPVEIALNPVPGEDLLAASVRDISERRAAEAELRRIQYALENAPDAIVWFDRTGNLAEANTHAEKLFDLPRGKLAGRNAKGLFEGIDARIWEIVWQAVSTRKVDDPAEQMLIRADGTLVPVETLSKYISFGGKEFILTFLRDVSTRRAAEAEMRRIQYALENAPDAIFWVDRSGHYVAANANTEALFGAKRADIVGKQAATYVQGVDEAMWARIWDKVSTRKTDRPVEQVVLRPDGTSIDVETLSKFISFGGTEFVIVFMRDIAERKRAKAELDATLKSLELERALLKSIFDSIPDIIFAKDLDGIYTIGNEKFAELFGRPSKDIVGKSDYDIFPKELADFFREKDKIALSAGEAQRNEEEVAYPDGRKALLDTQKTAIKAPDGTVLGLLGVARDITERKAAEKAMADQRVALQNILDNSPMGTAFTLKSRFHYMNPEFEKAFDARPGDDASTIYANPEDRDALIADLKNGVSVRNREMVLVGKSGEKRPFLVTFMPFVHEGEEGVMGWLLDISDRKAAEDKIKRANFLSDIALELTDSGHWYVDYSDPDHYYQSERAARILGEPIKQDGRYHLVEEWFARLLEADPAIAADVSARYQGAVDGKYAQYDATYPYKRPTDGKIVWVHAAGKLVREEDSGKLQFMYGAYQDITAQKHAEAELQHAKEAAEEATKAKSSFLATMSHEIRTPMNGVMSMAEMLEQTDLSADQREMSKVIRASAESLMTILNDILDFSKIEAGRIEFERLPIDVGDVVEEAAELIAARADEKGLDLVVDLDPALPSQIAGDPTRIRQIVLNYLSNAVKFTERGAVVASVALLNQPLGGKPARIAIEVRDSGIGMTPDQTAKLFRAFTQADSSTSRKFGGTGLGLSISQRLAEMMGGEVGVRSTPGEGSTFWFHLPADILEKAPSRPTVDISDAKVVAFGFDGAARQALEHVLRTAGIAIPPQHDLETEIDGDIAALPKDALPIVLLRGASSEAIELSRRLTQAHPEARAILAAPRTLASTLKAAPEAGAFDAITMPLRRQRVWLAIAAALDRASLDQARAATTTSDGNFLPPALEAARAANVAVLVAEDNKTNQYVIKRVLDRAGFASRFAFNGVEALKIMDAEPGYGMLLTDYHMPEMDGMVLTRTLRAREAAAGARRMPIIVLTADALPETGKLVSDAGGDDYLTKPMRYEIVRAALERWLPAGMGLRKNASSRADEAAPTAATAAPEAPPIDRAVLEDQLGSKSDDDIRAALQFFWESSSQGPADLDAALATGDAKAVREAAHAIKGTTASVGAAWLADLCREAEDGARAGDLARVRAVSPQIHAGFARLGRYISTF, from the coding sequence ATGAAAATACGTTCAGTCTCGGTGCGGATCGTCGCCGTCGTGGCGACTCTGTGCAGCCTCACCGGCCTTGCCGTGGCAAGCCTGTCGGCGGCGCAAACCTATCGCCAATTGCTGAGTGCGGCCGAACAGCGAGTCGAGGACATCCGCAACTCGGTGATGACCGGCATACGCAACGGCGTCGACGACACGGTCAACACGCTGCGCGTGGCAACCTTGAGCCCGGCAACGCGTGTGCAGTTCGCCGATCTTGCGGCAGCTTTTGCCGAACTTTCGCCCGACGCGCGCGCCGATCTCGTCTCACGCTATGCCGGCGACAATGCAGCACCTCTGGCGTTGCGCGCGGCCGTCGACTCGGTCGGAACGGACAGCGCCTACGACACGCTGCACAACGCCTACCATCGCCACTGGCTGCGCTTTGCCCAGGAAACGCGGGCACCCGATCTGCTCTTCGTCGATCGCGAAGGCACAGTGTTCTATTCGGTGCGTAAGCGCGAGGATTTCGGCGTCAATCTGCCCACCCTGCTGCCCGACTCGATCGCCGCACGCACCTTCGTGGCCGCCGTCGCGGGCAACCCGCCCTACGTGCCGGCCTTTTCCGACATCGCCTTCTATTCGCCCAACGGCAACGCACCGGCGGCCTTCGTCGGCCTGCCGATGGTGGACGGCTCGGGCGGCACCATCGGCGCCATTCTGATCCAGCTTGCCGACACGAATTTCGCGGCCGCCCTGCAGGCCGCGCCCGCCTTGGGCCAGACCGGCGAAGTACTGATCGTGGGCAGCGACTATGTCGTGCGCAACGAGCCACGCTTTGCCGAAGGGTCGGCCCTCGTGCGAAAGATCGTGACCGACGGAACGCGCCGCGCTCTGAACGGCGAAATCGCGCGGCTGCACTACTTAAATTACCGCGGCGAGACCGTGGTCTCCGCGATCGGCGCCATCGATCTCTACGGCGTGCGCTGGGGCATTCTTTCGACCAACGATCTCAGCGAGTTCCACGAGCAGATTTTCGACGTGCTGAAGGTCAATTTCGCGCTCGCGATCGTGCTGTCGCTGATCCTCGCCATCGTCGGCGCGTTTTTCGCCAAGAGCGTGGCCACACCGATCGTGTCGCTGACGGGCACGCTCGCGCAATTGTCGGGCGGCGACCACCGGGCGCAGATCCCCTTCACGGGCCGCGAAGACGAAATCGGCAAGCTCGCGCGCGGGCTCGTCACGTTCCGCGAAGCTTTGGTCGAAAGCGACCAGCTCACCACGCGCCTCAAAGAGGGCGAATCGCGCCTCGTAGGCCTGCTCGACAGCAGCCCGTCCGGCGCCTTGGTGGTCGGGCTCGAAGACCGGCTCGCGATCTTCGCAAGCGAGCGTGCCGCAGTCCTTCTCGGCAAGCCCAAGCGCGATCTCGTGGGCCAGCCCTTCGCGCTGCCGAGTGCCGAAGGCGGCCAGGATCTGCTCGATGCCGTGTTCGTGCGCCTGCGCCGCCAATCGGTCGCCCAGTCGATCGAGGGCATGGTGCAGCTCAGCGAAGAAGCCGTCGCCATCCTGCAGGTCTCGGCCGAACGCATCGAGTTCCACGACAAGCCGTGCGTGCTGCTGTGGATCTCCGACGTGACCGAGCAACGCGAATCGGAAGAGCGCGTGCGCCGCGAGCGCGCCAAGACGGACGCGATTTTCGAAGGCACGCCCGACCCGATGTTCATCGTCGACCGCGAGGGCCGCGTGCGCTTCGTGAACAGGCGCGCCGAAGAGCTGTTCAAGTACCGCCGCACCGATCTGCTCGACAAGCCGGTCGAATTGCTGATCCCACCGCGCTTCCAACGCGGGCATATCGGCCTGCGCCAAGCCTTCGCGGCCAAGCCCGAGAGCCGCGCCATGGGCCGCGGCCAAGAGCTCATCGCCATCGACGCGCTCGGGCGCGAGTTTCCGGTCGAAATCGCGCTCAATCCAGTGCCGGGCGAGGACCTGCTGGCGGCCTCGGTGCGCGACATTTCCGAGCGGCGTGCGGCCGAAGCCGAACTGCGCCGCATCCAATACGCGCTCGAAAACGCGCCCGACGCGATCGTGTGGTTCGACCGCACGGGCAACCTCGCCGAGGCCAACACCCACGCCGAAAAGCTGTTCGACCTGCCGCGCGGCAAGCTTGCGGGCCGCAATGCCAAAGGGCTGTTCGAGGGCATCGATGCGCGCATCTGGGAAATCGTCTGGCAGGCCGTCTCGACACGCAAAGTGGACGATCCGGCCGAGCAGATGCTGATCCGCGCCGACGGCACGTTGGTGCCGGTCGAGACGCTCTCCAAATACATATCCTTCGGCGGCAAAGAGTTCATTTTGACGTTCTTGCGCGACGTCTCAACACGGCGTGCCGCCGAGGCCGAGATGCGGCGCATCCAGTACGCGCTCGAAAACGCGCCAGACGCGATCTTCTGGGTCGATCGCAGCGGCCATTACGTGGCGGCCAACGCCAATACCGAAGCGCTGTTCGGCGCCAAACGCGCCGACATCGTCGGCAAGCAGGCGGCCACCTACGTGCAGGGCGTCGACGAGGCGATGTGGGCGCGCATCTGGGACAAGGTCTCGACGCGCAAGACCGACCGACCGGTCGAGCAGGTGGTACTGCGCCCCGACGGAACGTCGATCGACGTCGAAACACTGTCGAAATTCATTTCATTCGGCGGCACGGAATTCGTCATCGTGTTCATGCGCGACATCGCCGAGCGCAAGCGCGCCAAGGCCGAGCTCGACGCCACGCTCAAGAGCCTCGAGCTCGAGCGCGCCTTGCTCAAATCGATCTTCGATTCGATCCCCGACATTATCTTCGCCAAGGATCTCGACGGCATCTACACGATCGGCAACGAAAAATTCGCCGAACTGTTCGGGCGCCCGTCCAAAGACATTGTCGGCAAATCGGACTACGACATTTTCCCGAAGGAGCTTGCCGACTTCTTCCGCGAAAAGGACAAAATCGCCCTTTCGGCCGGCGAGGCGCAGCGCAACGAAGAAGAAGTGGCCTATCCCGACGGGCGCAAGGCGCTGCTCGACACGCAGAAGACGGCGATCAAAGCGCCGGACGGCACCGTGCTGGGGCTGCTCGGCGTGGCGCGCGACATCACCGAGCGCAAGGCCGCCGAAAAGGCGATGGCCGACCAGCGCGTGGCGCTGCAGAATATCCTCGACAACAGCCCGATGGGAACGGCCTTCACGCTGAAGAGCCGCTTCCACTACATGAACCCCGAATTCGAAAAAGCCTTCGACGCGCGGCCGGGCGACGACGCCTCGACCATCTACGCCAATCCCGAGGACCGCGACGCGCTGATCGCCGACCTCAAGAACGGCGTTTCGGTGCGCAATCGCGAGATGGTGCTGGTCGGTAAAAGCGGCGAGAAGCGGCCCTTCCTCGTGACCTTCATGCCGTTCGTGCACGAGGGCGAAGAAGGCGTGATGGGCTGGCTGCTCGACATCTCGGACCGCAAGGCCGCCGAAGACAAGATCAAGCGCGCCAATTTCCTGTCGGACATCGCGCTCGAACTGACCGATAGCGGCCATTGGTACGTGGATTACAGCGACCCCGACCATTATTATCAGTCCGAACGTGCCGCGCGCATCCTGGGCGAGCCGATCAAGCAAGACGGGCGCTACCATCTCGTCGAAGAATGGTTCGCGCGCCTGCTTGAGGCCGATCCTGCGATCGCAGCCGACGTGAGTGCGCGCTACCAAGGGGCAGTCGACGGCAAATACGCCCAATACGACGCGACCTATCCCTACAAGCGGCCGACCGACGGCAAGATCGTGTGGGTGCATGCAGCCGGCAAGCTCGTGCGCGAGGAGGATTCGGGCAAGCTGCAATTCATGTACGGCGCCTACCAGGACATCACGGCCCAGAAACACGCCGAGGCCGAATTGCAGCACGCCAAGGAAGCGGCCGAGGAAGCGACCAAGGCCAAATCGAGCTTCCTTGCGACGATGAGCCACGAAATCCGCACGCCGATGAACGGCGTGATGTCGATGGCCGAAATGCTCGAGCAGACCGACCTCAGCGCCGACCAGCGCGAGATGTCGAAGGTCATCCGCGCCTCGGCCGAATCGCTGATGACGATCCTCAACGACATTCTCGATTTCTCGAAGATCGAAGCCGGCCGCATCGAATTCGAACGGCTGCCGATCGATGTCGGCGACGTTGTGGAAGAGGCGGCCGAACTCATCGCGGCGCGCGCCGACGAAAAGGGGCTCGACCTCGTCGTCGATCTCGATCCGGCCCTGCCCTCGCAGATCGCGGGCGATCCCACGCGCATCCGCCAGATCGTGCTCAACTATCTGTCGAATGCGGTCAAGTTCACGGAGCGCGGGGCAGTCGTGGCGTCGGTCGCACTGCTGAACCAGCCGCTCGGCGGCAAACCTGCGCGCATCGCGATCGAAGTGCGCGATTCCGGTATCGGCATGACGCCAGACCAGACCGCCAAACTCTTCCGCGCCTTCACGCAAGCCGATTCCTCGACCTCGCGCAAATTCGGCGGCACGGGTCTCGGCCTGTCGATCAGCCAGCGCTTGGCCGAGATGATGGGCGGCGAAGTGGGCGTGCGCTCCACGCCCGGCGAGGGCTCGACCTTCTGGTTCCATCTGCCCGCCGACATTCTCGAAAAAGCGCCTTCGCGCCCGACCGTGGACATCTCCGACGCCAAAGTCGTGGCATTCGGCTTCGACGGGGCCGCGCGCCAAGCGCTCGAACATGTGCTGCGTACGGCCGGCATCGCCATTCCGCCGCAGCACGATCTCGAAACCGAGATCGACGGCGACATTGCGGCGTTGCCCAAAGATGCGCTGCCGATCGTGCTGCTGCGTGGGGCGTCGAGCGAAGCCATCGAGCTTTCGCGCCGCTTGACGCAAGCGCATCCCGAAGCGCGCGCCATTCTGGCGGCCCCGCGCACGCTGGCCTCGACGCTCAAAGCGGCCCCCGAGGCAGGCGCGTTCGACGCCATCACCATGCCGCTGCGCCGCCAGCGCGTGTGGCTTGCCATCGCCGCCGCCCTCGACCGCGCCAGCCTCGACCAGGCGCGTGCGGCGACCACGACCAGCGACGGCAACTTCCTGCCGCCCGCGCTCGAGGCGGCACGCGCGGCGAACGTCGCAGTACTCGTCGCCGAAGACAACAAGACGAACCAATACGTGATCAAGCGCGTGCTCGACCGCGCGGGCTTCGCCTCGCGCTTTGCGTTCAACGGCGTGGAAGCGCTGAAGATCATGGATGCCGAGCCCGGCTACGGGATGCTGCTGACCGATTACCACATGCCCGAAATGGACGGCATGGTGCTGACGCGCACCTTGCGCGCACGCGAAGCGGCGGCCGGTGCGCGCCGCATGCCGATCATCGTGCTGACGGCCGACGCATTGCCCGAGACTGGCAAGCTCGTGTCGGATGCGGGCGGCGACGACTATCTGACAAAGCCGATGCGCTACGAGATCGTGCGTGCCGCCCTCGAGCGCTGGCTGCCCGCCGGCATGGGCTTGCGCAAAAACGCCTCGAGCCGTGCGGATGAAGCCGCACCAACTGCGGCCACCGCCGCGCCCGAAGCCCCGCCTATCGACCGCGCGGTGCTCGAAGACCAGCTCGGCTCGAAGAGCGACGACGACATCCGGGCGGCCCTGCAGTTCTTCTGGGAATCCTCGAGCCAGGGACCCGCCGATCTTGACGCGGCCCTTGCGACCGGCGACGCCAAGGCCGTGCGCGAAGCCGCCCACGCGATCAAGGGTACGACGGCATCGGTTGGGGCCGCATGGCTCGCCGATCTGTGCCGCGAGGCCGAAGATGGTGCTCGAGCGGGCGATCTTGCGCGCGTACGCGCAGTTTCGCCGCAGATTCACGCTGGCTTTGCCCGCCTCGGCCGCTATATTTCCACCTTCTGA
- a CDS encoding class I SAM-dependent methyltransferase: MTSVNQPQIDLWDGRVGAKWAAMHEALDAMFAPAAEFLAARVVPVAGLRVLDIGCGNGDLCARLLAQGADMTGIDVSHAMLAVAAARTHGKAALVRADIADWRAPVPFDLAVSQFGLMFFADPVAALAAIAATLRPQARLVFTCWRGMAENDWAAIPLAAVADLLPPSAPLNPKAPGPFSFADPAHVEKILTGAGFAGISIAAHDFDVCFAATGGVAAAVDLALQIGPASSALGGTDKTVRAAAAERLHAALGRHEKNGAVALGGAIWLVEASRA; this comes from the coding sequence GTGACGAGCGTCAACCAGCCGCAGATCGATCTTTGGGATGGCCGTGTGGGCGCCAAATGGGCGGCGATGCACGAAGCGCTCGACGCCATGTTCGCACCGGCCGCCGAGTTTCTCGCCGCGCGCGTGGTCCCGGTTGCGGGCTTACGCGTGCTCGATATCGGCTGCGGCAACGGCGATCTGTGCGCGCGCCTGCTCGCCCAAGGGGCAGACATGACCGGCATCGACGTATCGCACGCGATGCTGGCAGTCGCGGCCGCCCGCACGCACGGCAAAGCAGCACTGGTGCGCGCCGACATCGCCGATTGGCGAGCACCCGTTCCGTTCGATCTCGCGGTGTCGCAGTTCGGGCTCATGTTTTTCGCCGACCCGGTCGCCGCCCTTGCCGCAATCGCCGCCACGCTACGGCCGCAAGCGCGACTGGTTTTCACCTGCTGGCGTGGGATGGCTGAGAACGACTGGGCCGCAATCCCGCTGGCGGCAGTCGCCGATCTGCTGCCGCCATCGGCGCCGCTCAATCCAAAAGCGCCGGGACCGTTTTCGTTCGCCGACCCGGCCCATGTCGAAAAAATACTGACGGGGGCGGGCTTTGCCGGGATCTCGATCGCGGCGCACGATTTCGACGTTTGTTTTGCGGCAACGGGCGGCGTTGCGGCCGCAGTCGATTTGGCATTGCAGATCGGCCCTGCGAGTTCGGCCCTTGGGGGCACCGACAAAACTGTGCGCGCGGCGGCGGCCGAACGCCTGCACGCCGCCTTGGGCCGCCACGAAAAGAACGGGGCCGTCGCGCTCGGCGGTGCGATCTGGCTTGTCGAAGCCTCGCGCGCCTAA
- a CDS encoding 2-hydroxyacid dehydrogenase, translated as MAEKIVVVDMLSDASAARLRALLPEGFVLTHGTARGDDHLKEILADADYAISGQLAVTGDVLRAAKKLKLLHKWGVGVDNLDIETARELGIKVARTTGSNAVSVAEFTLGLILATLRHIAFGHLHLQRGEWRGGRLPRDNFMLSKKTVGLVGFGAIGQTVAKLLAGFGCTILYTQRNRANAEIEAATGGRFVGLPELLSASDVVCLHCPLTPQTANMIDFAALSTMKRTAILINVARGGVVVEADLVRALREGIIHAAGMDVFSVEPLPADSILYGLDNLVITPHIAAMTADSFAPTVKRMFANIQAVSRGLPLPQGDVVV; from the coding sequence ATGGCCGAAAAAATCGTCGTCGTCGATATGTTGAGCGATGCGAGTGCGGCGCGTCTGCGCGCTTTGCTGCCCGAAGGTTTTGTGCTGACGCACGGGACGGCGCGGGGCGACGACCATCTCAAGGAAATCCTTGCCGATGCGGACTATGCGATTTCCGGCCAGTTGGCGGTCACGGGCGACGTTCTGCGCGCCGCCAAAAAGCTCAAGCTCCTGCACAAATGGGGCGTGGGCGTGGACAATCTCGACATCGAAACCGCCCGCGAACTCGGCATCAAGGTCGCGCGCACGACGGGCTCAAACGCCGTTTCGGTCGCGGAATTCACGCTGGGGCTGATCCTTGCGACTTTGCGCCATATCGCGTTCGGGCATCTGCATCTGCAGCGCGGCGAGTGGCGCGGCGGTCGCTTGCCGCGCGACAATTTCATGCTGTCGAAAAAGACCGTCGGTCTCGTCGGCTTCGGCGCCATCGGCCAGACTGTGGCAAAACTGCTGGCGGGGTTCGGCTGCACGATCCTCTACACGCAGCGCAATCGCGCGAATGCCGAAATCGAAGCCGCCACCGGCGGGCGGTTCGTAGGCTTGCCAGAACTCCTCAGCGCCAGCGACGTCGTGTGCCTGCATTGCCCGCTCACGCCGCAGACTGCGAACATGATCGATTTTGCCGCGCTCTCGACGATGAAACGCACGGCGATCCTGATCAACGTCGCGCGCGGCGGCGTGGTGGTCGAGGCCGATCTCGTACGCGCCTTGCGCGAAGGTATCATCCACGCCGCCGGCATGGACGTGTTCTCCGTCGAACCCTTGCCGGCCGACAGTATTCTCTACGGGCTCGACAATCTCGTGATCACGCCGCACATCGCGGCGATGACGGCCGACAGTTTCGCCCCCACCGTCAAGCGCATGTTCGCCAATATCCAAGCCGTATCGCGCGGACTGCCGCTGCCGCAAGGCGACGTGGTGGTTTAG
- a CDS encoding transporter substrate-binding domain-containing protein, with the protein MERRNFIFGSSAGLLALGAPAAFGQSGGGQASGARLQAIRARGTLRVGTTGDFEPMSFRIAGAAEYRGLDIDAMAQFAADIGVRVEWVATEWGRFVAALRDNRFDIFSGASVTPAREAQIAFADPYFEFSSVPVVSRLAALRLKSWDDMNAPGVRVAVTAGTAFEEAAKRHFPRANVRALAAPSTGYREVLDGLADLTLTSNVDAAMLVKRNRQLVLTDAARDPRDRRPGAFGLPPDEPEWRAYVNAWVQAKTAAGFFKTLETKWLSAA; encoded by the coding sequence ATGGAACGGCGAAATTTCATTTTCGGCAGCAGTGCCGGGTTGTTGGCGCTGGGGGCGCCTGCGGCTTTTGGCCAATCGGGGGGTGGCCAAGCTTCGGGTGCGCGCTTGCAGGCAATCCGCGCGCGCGGCACGTTGCGCGTGGGCACCACCGGCGATTTCGAGCCGATGAGTTTCCGCATCGCAGGTGCAGCCGAATATCGCGGCCTCGACATCGACGCGATGGCGCAGTTCGCCGCCGACATCGGCGTGCGCGTCGAATGGGTCGCGACCGAATGGGGGCGCTTCGTGGCGGCCTTGCGCGACAACCGGTTCGACATATTCTCGGGCGCATCCGTGACGCCCGCGCGCGAAGCGCAGATCGCCTTCGCTGATCCTTATTTCGAATTTTCGAGCGTGCCGGTCGTCTCGCGCCTTGCGGCCTTGCGCCTCAAAAGCTGGGACGACATGAACGCGCCCGGCGTGCGCGTGGCCGTGACCGCCGGAACGGCGTTCGAGGAAGCTGCCAAGCGCCACTTTCCGCGCGCCAATGTGCGCGCTTTGGCCGCCCCTTCGACCGGCTATCGCGAGGTTCTCGACGGTCTTGCCGATCTTACTTTGACGAGCAATGTCGATGCCGCAATGCTCGTCAAGCGCAATCGCCAGCTCGTGCTGACCGACGCCGCGCGCGATCCGCGCGATCGCCGCCCGGGTGCTTTTGGTCTGCCGCCCGACGAGCCGGAATGGCGCGCCTACGTCAACGCTTGGGTGCAGGCCAAGACGGCGGCCGGGTTCTTCAAAACGCTCGAAACCAAATGGCTGTCGGCCGCCTGA
- a CDS encoding response regulator: MSGTFDRPLTGMRVLVIDDQKFIRGMIAQGLKGFGAQVVEASDGFEGLSILGLGEEMAGGSALDAMKQQRPDMFQSSGMHGRQNIDCIVTDIRMLPMNGLEMLKAIRAGFTVAKRDIPVVIMSAHSDEALIGAAIALDAHGFVSKPVSQKAIADRLIRARKVAMPLKPAEVYRMLIIPELDAAMIETDVGRLAESVVAVIRAGDVAAATGQRAISVPLAELMIGDALAENLTTAAGRLVAPSGTNVTEVLLSALRDLSAVIELKPAVMVRRKVV, encoded by the coding sequence ATGAGTGGCACTTTCGACCGGCCTTTGACCGGCATGCGCGTCCTGGTGATCGACGACCAGAAATTCATCCGCGGCATGATCGCCCAAGGCCTCAAAGGCTTCGGCGCCCAGGTCGTCGAAGCGAGCGACGGGTTCGAGGGGCTCTCGATCCTCGGGCTCGGCGAGGAGATGGCGGGCGGCAGTGCGCTTGACGCGATGAAACAGCAGCGCCCGGACATGTTCCAGAGCAGCGGCATGCATGGGCGCCAGAACATCGACTGCATCGTGACCGACATCCGCATGCTGCCGATGAACGGGCTCGAAATGCTGAAGGCCATCCGCGCCGGTTTCACGGTCGCCAAGCGCGACATCCCGGTCGTGATCATGTCCGCGCATTCGGACGAAGCGCTGATCGGGGCCGCGATCGCGCTCGACGCGCACGGTTTCGTCTCGAAGCCCGTAAGTCAGAAGGCGATCGCCGACCGGCTGATCCGCGCGCGCAAAGTCGCGATGCCGCTCAAACCCGCCGAAGTCTACCGCATGCTGATCATCCCCGAACTCGACGCGGCAATGATCGAAACCGACGTCGGGCGGCTTGCCGAAAGCGTGGTCGCCGTCATCCGGGCGGGCGACGTTGCCGCCGCGACGGGCCAGCGCGCGATTTCGGTTCCGCTCGCCGAGCTGATGATCGGCGATGCGCTGGCCGAGAATCTCACGACGGCGGCCGGGCGCTTGGTCGCCCCCTCGGGCACCAACGTGACCGAAGTGCTGCTGTCGGCCTTGCGCGACCTGTCGGCGGTAATCGAGCTCAAGCCCGCCGTGATGGTCCGCCGCAAAGTCGTGTGA